One window of Oscillibacter hominis genomic DNA carries:
- a CDS encoding adenine nucleotide alpha hydrolase family protein, protein MKYIASCSFGKDSIATILLALRYGEPLDEAVYCEVMFDSHISGEVPEHRDFIYGTAIPALERMGVKIRILRGLQTYVGLFTGRITRGPKKGLLRSFPICGRCAVQRDCKLKPILRYQRSLPPDTVQYIGIARDEQERLLRLDGRRVSLLDKYGYTEQDAKQLCREAGLLSPVYDFTDRGGCWFCPNARRRELRHLYDHHPDLWARMLELQALPGKVTEKFNRTTTFSEIDAGFRREDEQLSLWKNAA, encoded by the coding sequence CTGAAATATATAGCATCCTGTTCTTTTGGTAAGGACAGCATCGCCACCATCCTGCTGGCGCTCCGCTACGGGGAACCGCTGGATGAGGCGGTGTACTGCGAAGTTATGTTTGACAGCCATATCTCCGGCGAGGTGCCGGAACACCGGGACTTCATCTATGGCACGGCCATCCCCGCACTGGAGCGCATGGGCGTAAAGATCCGCATTCTTCGTGGGCTGCAGACCTATGTGGGGCTGTTCACCGGGCGGATCACCCGCGGGCCGAAAAAGGGCCTGCTCCGCTCCTTTCCCATCTGTGGGCGATGCGCCGTCCAGCGGGACTGCAAACTGAAACCGATTTTACGGTACCAGAGAAGCCTCCCGCCGGACACGGTCCAATACATCGGCATCGCCAGGGATGAGCAGGAGCGGCTGCTCCGGCTGGACGGACGCCGTGTTTCCCTGTTGGACAAGTATGGCTATACGGAACAGGACGCAAAGCAGCTCTGCCGGGAGGCGGGGCTGCTTTCTCCTGTCTATGACTTCACCGACAGGGGCGGCTGCTGGTTCTGCCCCAACGCCAGGCGACGGGAACTCCGCCATCTCTATGACCACCACCCGGATCTGTGGGCCAGGATGCTGGAACTGCAGGCCCTGCCGGGAAAGGTCACTGAGAAGTTTAACCGGACCACGACATTTTCGGAAATTGACGCAGGTTTTCGGCGTGAAGATGAACAACTCAGCCTATGGAAAAACGCCGCATAG
- a CDS encoding DUF1281 family ferredoxin-like fold protein, whose protein sequence is MPNHITNLISFGDQPEQVAAFHQMLRDLRQKDGVYGSIDFNKLIPMPKALDIESGTRTTNGLDAYRRFITGDKAGAEAFQKEHPEEWALGKQAYENIQQYGSPTWYEWCNKNWGTKWNAYSCVELGKDDDTLEFFTAWSSVPTILEALSRKYPDQTISYCWADEDIGSNVGEAVYKNGEMIDANIPEPGSREAYELASDIMGIDLADFDLYLSADKSTYEYHEDPSKTKRTKDGPAR, encoded by the coding sequence ATGCCAAATCATATCACAAATTTGATCTCATTTGGAGATCAGCCGGAGCAGGTCGCCGCTTTCCATCAAATGCTGCGGGATCTGCGCCAGAAGGATGGTGTTTACGGGAGCATCGATTTTAACAAACTCATCCCTATGCCAAAAGCCTTAGACATTGAATCCGGAACCAGGACAACCAACGGCCTTGACGCATATCGCCGGTTTATAACTGGTGACAAAGCCGGCGCGGAAGCTTTCCAAAAAGAACATCCGGAGGAATGGGCGCTTGGGAAACAGGCGTATGAGAATATTCAGCAGTACGGTTCCCCCACCTGGTACGAGTGGTGTAATAAAAATTGGGGAACCAAATGGAATGCGTATTCCTGTGTGGAACTGGGTAAGGATGATGATACCCTGGAGTTCTTTACTGCCTGGAGCAGCGTCCCGACAATTTTGGAGGCCCTTTCGAGAAAGTACCCGGATCAGACTATCTCCTACTGCTGGGCAGACGAGGACATCGGGAGCAATGTGGGAGAGGCTGTATACAAAAACGGAGAAATGATCGATGCAAACATCCCGGAACCCGGATCCAGAGAGGCGTATGAACTGGCGTCGGATATCATGGGGATCGACCTTGCAGACTTTGACCTCTATCTCTCTGCGGATAAAAGCACCTATGAGTACCATGAGGACCCATCCAAAACAAAACGCACCAAGGATGGGCCGGCGAGATGA
- a CDS encoding DUF7768 domain-containing protein, with protein MTFYEQELRKLFADGTVIGSPKFTGRACLGTLGKDLRARVQFVTSGHADHYDVISVTVLNRTDGVVDKLRLRLKDVLGVKQVPGNPNFRNGVAPHIWEDSGKVEWYAFRPSAADYSAMRQAVSEYLGVFRDRVTERRQDGPRLVYICAPLRGEVEKNIAFARDKAREVFAAGNVPICPHLMFPPIADPENPAQDQAAREMGLRLVESCQQVNVYGPVWTEGMWAEINHAERLGIPVLTDQKELGKPPRRRTKQGKER; from the coding sequence ATGACATTTTACGAACAGGAACTTCGGAAACTGTTTGCAGACGGCACGGTGATCGGCAGCCCCAAGTTTACAGGCCGGGCCTGTTTGGGAACGCTGGGAAAGGATCTCCGTGCCCGTGTGCAGTTTGTGACATCAGGCCACGCGGACCACTATGACGTCATCAGCGTTACGGTGCTGAACCGCACAGACGGCGTAGTAGATAAGCTCCGCCTCCGGCTGAAGGACGTCCTCGGCGTCAAGCAAGTGCCGGGCAACCCCAACTTCCGTAATGGCGTAGCGCCGCATATCTGGGAAGATAGCGGGAAAGTGGAGTGGTACGCCTTCCGCCCATCCGCGGCGGACTATTCCGCCATGCGGCAGGCTGTGAGCGAGTACCTGGGAGTGTTCCGGGATCGTGTGACGGAGCGCCGGCAGGATGGCCCAAGACTCGTCTACATCTGCGCCCCGCTCCGCGGCGAGGTGGAGAAGAATATCGCCTTCGCCAGAGATAAAGCGCGGGAGGTATTCGCAGCGGGCAACGTGCCCATCTGCCCCCATTTGATGTTTCCGCCCATTGCCGACCCGGAAAACCCGGCACAGGATCAGGCGGCACGGGAGATGGGCCTGCGGTTGGTGGAGTCCTGCCAGCAGGTCAACGTCTACGGCCCCGTCTGGACGGAGGGCATGTGGGCGGAGATCAACCACGCCGAGAGGCTGGGGATCCCTGTCCTGACAGACCAAAAGGAGCTGGGAAAGCCCCCGCGCCGGCGAACCAAGCAAGGGAAGGAGCGATGA
- the metK gene encoding methionine adenosyltransferase: protein MKDKTILTAESVTAGHPDKLCDTIADTVLDCCLEHDPNARVACEVLATAGKFVVAGEISALTIPDISSIVRDTVRRAGYNCRDFDVEVLIHPQSPDIADAVADSGQAGAGDQGIMYGYACSETENLLPLPVVLAHRLTALLTCARTMGRISGLRPDGKAQVSVEYVFGAPRRISAIVLSCQHAEDKDLSQLREELLEFVIQPALRIFPADEDTEIFINPSGRFVLGGIEADTGLTGRKLMVDTYGGLAPHGGGALSGKDGTKVDRSGAYMARCIAKNIVAAGLAEKCTVALAYAIGRADPVAVDVDTHLTGTYSDKLLEQAVRCFFDLTPAGMIHTLQLNQPIFADACNYGHFTRANLPWEQTGQAGKFAELCAQLDHGDGGG, encoded by the coding sequence CATAGCGGATACTGTGCTGGACTGCTGCCTGGAACACGACCCCAACGCCCGCGTCGCCTGTGAAGTTCTGGCGACGGCGGGCAAATTTGTGGTGGCCGGCGAGATTAGCGCGCTGACGATCCCGGATATCTCTTCCATCGTGCGCGACACGGTGCGCCGGGCCGGATACAACTGCAGGGACTTTGATGTGGAGGTTCTCATCCACCCCCAAAGCCCGGACATTGCAGACGCTGTCGCAGACAGCGGCCAAGCAGGTGCCGGCGATCAGGGCATCATGTACGGCTACGCCTGCAGTGAAACAGAAAATCTCCTGCCACTGCCGGTAGTGCTGGCCCACCGCCTGACCGCCCTGCTTACCTGTGCGCGGACGATGGGCAGGATCAGCGGCCTGCGGCCGGACGGAAAGGCGCAGGTGTCTGTGGAGTATGTCTTCGGCGCACCCCGGCGGATCTCCGCCATCGTCCTCTCCTGCCAGCATGCGGAGGATAAGGATCTGTCCCAACTGCGGGAGGAACTGCTGGAATTCGTCATCCAGCCAGCCCTCCGCATCTTCCCCGCGGATGAGGACACGGAGATTTTCATCAATCCCTCCGGCCGCTTTGTACTGGGTGGGATCGAGGCGGACACCGGCCTGACCGGCCGCAAACTGATGGTGGACACCTATGGAGGGCTGGCCCCCCACGGCGGCGGCGCGCTGTCCGGCAAGGATGGGACCAAGGTGGACCGCAGCGGCGCCTACATGGCCCGCTGCATCGCCAAGAATATTGTGGCCGCCGGCCTCGCGGAGAAATGCACAGTCGCTCTGGCCTATGCAATCGGGCGGGCCGATCCGGTGGCCGTCGACGTGGATACCCACCTCACCGGTACATACTCGGACAAACTGCTGGAACAGGCGGTCCGCTGTTTCTTTGACCTCACGCCCGCAGGTATGATCCATACCCTGCAGTTGAACCAGCCGATTTTTGCGGACGCCTGCAACTATGGCCACTTTACCAGGGCAAACCTGCCGTGGGAGCAGACCGGTCAGGCCGGAAAGTTTGCGGAGCTGTGTGCGCAGTTGGATCACGGAGATGGTGGCGGCTGA